From the Odontesthes bonariensis isolate fOdoBon6 chromosome 9, fOdoBon6.hap1, whole genome shotgun sequence genome, the window tgcaaaaaaaatcatctcCAGTCAGTTTAGTAACGGAAATCCAGTACAAGCCTTTGGGGACATTCTCTCCTGTGAGATATCATGCaacgaaaggaaaaaaaaagaggcgcACATCGGCTCATTACTCTGCTGAGAGTCGACAGAATGATGACGCTGTTCACAGAGGCTTAGGCTCAACTTTACAGACACAGTGAAATTCGCGTGCAAACATGCATGTGTAGAAAAACACATTCGTGCAGTGGATGATACTAGCTGATTATTTGATATGAATAGAACTGGATTAAAGCCACATAAAGTAGGATATCATCCAAGACAGCATAATCTAATTTCCTTACAACAGAACCGACTACAATTTGTGATCATCTAAAGATTTTGGTCTAATTTCACTCTAATTAAATGATAATGACTTACAGATTCAAACTGATAGCGCCGTGGTTCACATCTGGCAACCTGGTAGCTACAGTAAATTGTTCAGCATCACTCTAAACATTTCACACCTTGGCATTCTACATTTTTTGAAACCATTGATTCATGTCCTTTTTCATGATCTCCGTAAATATCCTGGAGACAAATTTCTTTGTGAAAACAGTAGTCCTTCTGTTTGACAGTACACTTCATTTTCAAATATTCTGATATTACCTTTTTGACCTCTTCTGACATCTTTCTCATATAACTGCATTTTCTCTCTTCGCCTCAGTGTCTTTCTcatttcaccccccccccccacacacacacccatcaGCTATATGAAGACAATTCCCTCACTCAATGATTTGAATAGAGCTGAAAGCAAATTATACCACCATTTTAATGATGTATTTATCCATGCAATTAGAATAAATTAACTCTAAAAGAGAGAAATGCCCCCGATGTGACCTCGATTTCACCAAGTCACCGCTCAATTGAGCACTGCTTCTATTCTGCAATGATTTTGTTTCCTCTGGCCTTCTTAAGCCGTTCATCATTTTCTTAAAGTCAAGATGTGCATTTCAGTTGAACTGGGGTTATTGAATCAGTGGGAAAGTTCATGGCCCCTTGAAAAATTAGAATTCGCTGAGGCAGCAACTCATGCAAATAATATATCAAAGGACCTAAATTACACCATGGTATTGCTAATTGTTGTGTTGAATCATCAACTGTAACATTTTTCTGACGTTTGGAGTTTCTCATTGGGAACACCCCTATGCTTCCTCACTTAAAACCAATCCACACAAACGTATGGCAGGTTGACAAACTGGTGATGACGGCCCCATCTCCTTCCTCCAGTAGAATGGGAGATGACGATGGAGCAGAGGACTATACAACAATGATGAGAAGTGAGGGGACGTGCAATGTTGCAGCAAACAAAGGCATGAAATCAAAGATGTTGTGATGTTGACCATGAGTTACAGAGTAGTGCAATAGTTGCAAAGCAGATTCAAAACCCGTGAAATGCTTGACTTCATCATTCTTTTCCATATTTCCTCTTTCTTCAAACTTTACGGTTTTGGATAAAACTGACAAAAGTCTATCAGTGGCAACTGACAGCAGGTGTCAAAATGTACCTTAGTCTCTATCTAAAATCAAACGGGTGTCCAAGAATAGGAAGCTGGAGACTCTGTTCCTGTACATGCCATTTTCCGACAGAGAAAACCACCTGTTCATACTGTAAATTTTCTTGTCTCATAAACGTTTGTAGATACATTCCCATCTTTTTTCCTATTCTACACACTATATTTGCCTCATGTACTGTCTCATACACGGACAAAACCATTTCCCTCATCTGTCCTTGTGTCTATGAAGTATATTTCTACCTAATTATCTCTGTCTGCACAGAGCAACATTAACTATGATAAGGGTGGTGTTTAGAAAGGAGTCAATTCCTCTACACTATTAGAGTATCTAGAGTTAGTTAAGAAAATAGCACACTGAGCGCTGGAAATATAAcagtaaaaacaagaaaaaggatAAGAACAGCATGGGCAAAGCTGGTTGGAGTTCTGTGTTTTCATCGAGCATCGTCAGCACGCTGGCTGTCACGTGGCTCAGACCTCTGACCTCCAACTACCACATCTAAATTATGTGCAGCATCAACAGTGGATTTCATTCTGGTCTCTTATGCAACGATAAGATCGAGCAGTGATCTGGGTAATCCTGCTGAGCCTGTGCTGTAACCTGCACTAAATGGATTCATAAACATTATATATAAACCTATGATACTTATTTTTGGCATACATTATATAGGTTCTATTAAGAGTGGCAATTTTTGCATAACAAGCTGCCGTGAATGTATGATTCTTTGGCTGTAGCTTATTTTCTGCCTGGAATTCATGTTTGAAACTGTCTGACAAGCTGAGAAAATATTTGCAGGTTACCTAAATGAGTTAAACTGAATAAATGAGACATTTAGTGCAACTTATGTTAAGATCTTAGAAACAAACAGTACAATGTATTCAACTGGACTGTGATTAATCTATGGGAAAGTTCTCAACGGTAATCTCTTGGTTTTACATGGATAATCTACAACGGCACAAGTATTTGTTagatttctttgtgttttgtcaGGTATGATGTGTACCAAAATGTGTGCATGCGTGGCATTTGTTTGTGGTTTTAGTTTAGTTCAAATTGACTTTTTCCAGTACTCTAAGGTTATGTATGACTAAGTGAAACATGGGCACATGTCTATAAGATGCTTGAAATAGATAATTCAACAATTTTGTGTACCCTCAAACCGTTGAATGCTGAATGAATTAATAATCTCATGCAAACTCCCTTGCAAATCTAAAAGCTTGGCTTCAGAATCGATGATACTTTATCAATCAAACAAATCAGGCTGTTTTACATTGTTACAAAGGGAAAATATATTTTCAGGATGCACAAAATTTTGCATGATTGACAGCAGTAGTATTTCTGCTCCCCCTACTGCGTCAGAAGGCACAGGCACAAACCACAGCCACCACCACTATGTTGCCAATGGTTGCCAGCACAGCAATCCACAGCCAAATGGTGTCACTGGACACTTTCCCATCATCCTCAGCTTCCGAGGGTCGTGAATAGCTGGCGTTGAGGTTGGACGTGGATGTCTGCAAGGATGCGTTGCCATTGTACGGAGAATCCATGAAGGCCCCGCTCGCAGCCGGGAAATGCTGTCAAACAGAGGGAAGAGTGGGACAAGACAGAGAATTTATAATCAACTCTGATGACtgatttctgtatttttttcttgcaaaAGGTTGAATAGTTTTTAAATGGGCTGAAATCATTTTCATCTTCCAGAAAATGACCCATTTTTGGGAAACTAAGAAAGAGTCCACTGTCACTGTTTAGCAAATACATACTTCTCAGTCAGAGGTATGAGATTCTCATGCTGTTTAATGCTTTAGCCGACCCTTCAGCTTGTTCAATTTTTGATTTGAGAGGTTTATTTAAATTTGGACTCACTTACCTTTTCTTTGGCATTTTAGGGTAGGTGAGTCCAAATATTTAACAGATGTTTCAGCTGTAAAATCATCATGACAGAACTCGAGAAGACCCCAAAAATGCTCAAGCAAAAGACCTCACACTTCTTCTGGTCCCCACCAGTACAATACACCCACCAAGTTTTAAGATTATCAGATGAACGGTTGTTTAGAAAAGTGAAGTACAGACAGAGATCCCGTCAGTTAGGAGTAAGATAAAGAAATCTATGAGCTTAAAACTGACATATTAGAACACAGAGCagaagtttagaaaaaaaaagaaatagagagCTGATTTGTTGAAATAGGTGTAAAACTGTCAAATCTCACACGTGTGAACCTAGTGAATTTAGTGGAGTGGCCAGAGATTGGAAATGAAATAGATTTCTAGGTCTGGTTTTAACTCTACTTCTCTTTTAAATTCTACTGCACTGAACACGAGATGAAAGTTCATTTCCACATATTGAATCAATGTTTTTTCACtcatattttccctttttttttgacaCATTTTGATACATTTTTTGCATACATTTAGAAGGATGTATACAGACAGTAAAAAAACGATTAGCATTTCACCCCAAGGCCGTTGTAAAAACTAAACAGAGCAGCATCCTCTCTGTGTACATCCTGATCTATACAGCAAGCACTGAGTAAgaacatgaatataaatcatACTGTCCATGATAAAAAAGCAGCCGCTGATAGATGTCTTTCAGCACTGTTGAGGCATAGAGAGCAGCGAGGAGATTTCTAGCTGATTTAGAGTTTGACATACCTGCCTCAGAGGAGATGGGCTTTATAGAGTACTTATTGCTCAGGTTGAATCATCACATATTTTCTTCACGGTTGCATTTTAGTTTTGATTTGTAGTCTCAAAGGGCAAAGACTAAATAAAAAGTACAATGGTAACCCTAGAGCTGTGCCTGGTCTCATGAAAGCTGGACCGTAGAGTGAAGAGGAAGCAGCATTTCAGAGGGATTAATTCTCAAACGGATTAGCCTGAGTCTATCGCATGATGCCCATATCAGAGAccacagagaaaaacagacagACGTTTGAGGCTGGAAGAGACAAACAAAAACCAAATAAGCCAGATAATGAATTCTACTTTTTGTCTCAGGTGGATGAGCTTGTCCTTTGAGGGCTTCAATCATACTCCACTGCTTTCTCCATAGCAAAGAGCTGCGAACAGTATTCCTCTACAACTTCCACAGAAAACGGGCCGAGGATGAAAACATTCCTCTTCCTGTCTTCATTTTC encodes:
- the LOC142388386 gene encoding uncharacterized protein C14orf132; amino-acid sequence: MELSLMSAQHFPAASGAFMDSPYNGNASLQTSTSNLNASYSRPSEAEDDGKVSSDTIWLWIAVLATIGNIVVVAVVCACAF